From Plasmodium malariae genome assembly, chromosome: 4:
AGCTGGGGTAAGTATTCTAGTGATTGGGGAACCTTCAAGGTCGATGGGCATGGCCCGTTGCATTGTTAACATGACTACATCCACTCTACTGCAATGTTCAACATCGATGTGCCTATGGAAAAAGTACCTAAGAAGAAAGAAGctgaattatataattactatctttaaaattacatcaatttttattgtaatttatattataacagtTTGGACTTAAAAAAGGCTAATAATttgaagaataaaaaaggtaGTAATTAAATTATCCGTATTTATGGCAAAACAGACACATTATTATTAGGAACACAGGGAGAGGATGCTCTGAATGTCTGACGTAAGGGATACAACTAGAACAGCAAGTAACGGCAGAAGAACAGAACTGTTTCATAACCCCAAGCATTAGAAGTAGTACTACTACTGACGAACTGTTGTTCACATATAGTGGTGTTTTtcgaaatatttaaatgttacaagttaaaaaatgtgttaataatattaagataaaaatgaagaagctATAATTGAAGATAAAGTCTGTTCAAGGGCTAATTCCGTAGATCCAAAGAAACTTGAAAAATGTGCGAACTTTTGTGAGAGGAAATAGAACGACTGTTAAGGGGTGTCACTAGACCAGGATGTTGATTAATTAAATTGCATAAAAggaatgatttttttttctttttttctttttttcttttttttttttttttttttttttttttgtttttgtgtaaaataatacaatactATAATAcgttaataataatcatttttacCAAATGGACTATACTActaacaaattattttttgatataagGAGAAATATTCTAATTTTTCACGACCATCTTAAAAAAGGACAAAACGATAAATacacatttaaaattttttcggtaaaacttttatatatacatatattaaccattttttttttttttttttacttaaaatatttctaaaataaatataccatTTTGAGTATATTGTACTCTTAGgacatactttttttttttttttttttttttttgatattttgtgttttattagaataatctaaaaaaagaatagcaGGACACTAggaatattctttttttttaatattttttttttttttcctcttagCCCAactaacaaatttttttaagtataaagAATTGAGGGCATGGCCAATGGTACCATTCAGAAAGAGGACAAAAATTACTCATTGTATTATCCcagataaacaaaaataaatatattattatatatgtttgctttactgttttttctaatttactTTAGAATTGTTTGATAAAGTAATTGCATAATCGGTATTTATATGGTACATACACGAGAACattatatgcacatatttacgtttgtatatgtgcatgtatatacctttgtatatatatacatatatttaagtgtataaaatgtatatatatatttataggcCAAAGCATACATTAGCAAAAACGTGTGAGAATAAATTGGAAAACATTGAAGCGTTCGCAGCTGGTTGATAAATATGATGTGTAAGCAAAATTAAAGCTCGGGGTTAATAATGCAcctaaaaagagaaataattttttaatttttttttttggaaatttCGAAAAAGATACCTTTTTCGATTAATTTTACTAGAatgagggaaaaaaaaaaaaaaaaaattagaatagAAGAgaaagaatttaaaaaaaatttatattaaaaaaataagttatgctagttatatttattttaaaataaaaacaaaggaAGAATTTTGTAAGGGTATAGcatatatcaaataaataataataataataaaaaggtgaagaaaaaaaaaggtattaaaataaattacgtATAACCATTAATCTAACACGATGATACGACTTGTATCTTTGTTTCTTATAATatgtaaggaaaaaaagaaaaaaataagcgCAAAAAAGAGcgaaaaggagaaaaaaagaacaaaaaagaataataaatagaataatacaaaatgacATATAACGAATTAGTAAAAACAGTTACACAGAAAGAGTTATAcacaatgtatatataataatgcatGGAGAAAGCTAAAAAGTGCTTCTaaggagaaaaataaaaaaagaattagtAAAGATGATGAGTGTAAAATTTTGGTAAATAATagaattatgtatttttttaaataattaaaaagtactatcaaaaaaaaaaaaaaaataaaaatagaagtttttaatattccAATTCATACTTATCTTTTGACTTCTTATATTACAGGGGTTATATttagcaaaaatataataaaatgtggAAAAGATAAACTTAATGAACCCCCCCAAGATAGTACAGGAGTAGGTGAAGTAATCAAACCCGTATCTTCacaaaataaagagaatATACCAAATGATACTtcgaaaaaaagagataCTCCAACAAAGACTATATCGTTTACAATACCAGGTAATTTAGAAAATGATAATTcgaatgatgaaaataagaaTGGTTATGGAGTTGTAGGGACATCTTCATCACATGCGATAGTTGTGACTTCATTGCCTCAACCTGAAGGTACAACTTCGACTGTAACACCACCTGGTCCTGTATCGACAGGAGTATCCGAATCATCTGATAACTCGGGACGTACGAGTTTAGTTACATCTGAAAGTGGAGATGCATCTGCGAATACAGCTTCGGCTGTGGTCTTAACTGAAACAGGTCAACTTGGACAACTTCAACAACCACAGCAACCTCGTTCACCTGTGACTCCATCACAAGGCTTACAACAACCTGGGAGTACTCCAGTTAAAGATAATTTAGAACCTGGATCCCCTGATAAACCTATTCAAGTAGAATCCTCTCTGTTGAAAAACTTTGATGGGGTAAAAATTGTTGGTTCATGTGGTGCATATTTTCGAGTACATCTTGTTccacatattttaatatacgcCTTAACTAAATATTCAATTATTCAAATAGaatcattatttaatgaaaatacaaaGATAGATTTTGAACATGCGGAtgatataaagaataaatgtaaaacagGACATACttttaaattcattatatatttaactgaTAATATACTAACGCTTAAGTGGAAAGTGTACCCACCTGTTTCTTCCACCACAAGTAAttctaagaaaaaaaaaataagttaagcagtagtttataaaaattataacacttttactatatatatatatatatatatatatgtatgtatatatatatatgtatgtatatatatatgtatgtatgtatatgtatacgtatgcatctttattgaaaaaagaaagaggtaaaatattaaagtaaGAGCATCCATAAGGTCGTATTTACactgaaaaataaaatgcacGATTTTTCGAAAAATTAAGGGTAGTTTCTTTAAATTTGCATTAATTTCcaccattttttttacaaatttttttctcttttttttatatgttagcTGTCAAGGTAGATATAAGAAAATACAGAGTTCCAAAATTAGATAGGCCATTCACTGCCATACAGGTGTATACCGCAAATGTGAAAGCGGGTCTGAttgaaagtaaaaattatgcCATAGGAAGTGATATTCCTGGTTAgatgaatatgaaaaagggaaaaagacAATAACCAATGTAGTGATACCATGTGTTTTACTTTTCTCCTTTTAAAgcaatttttaaattgttttaCCAAGTAGatgtatttgtttatattttcatgcatacttgcacatatatatacacgtctatatatgcatgtatatactttcattatttctGTGTTCGCGTCTCTGTCGCTTTGTAGGGAAGTGCAGTGCAATTGCAACTGAATGCTTCTTAAACGGCAATTTCAACATAGAGAGTTGCTATCAGTGTACTTTACTCGTACAGAACAAGGATCTGTCAGATGAATGCTTTAAGTATGTCTCTGGTGATATgaaatcaaaatataatgaaataaaagtgATGGGACAAGATGATCAGGATTCGAAGGAATATCAATTTAATGAGTCTAtagatattatattaaaaaatatatataaagtagaTATAAGTAAAAACAGTAAGGTGTTAATAACTCTGGATGATTTTGAtgatgttttaaaaatagaattaatgaattattgtaagttattaaaagaaatggaTGTAAAAGGGACTTTAGAAAATCATCAGTTAGGAAACGAAGTAgacatatttaataatttgataCGACTGTTAAGTATTCATCCTAATGagaatattattacattacaGGATAAGCTAAGGAACACAGCAATATGCCTAAAGGATGTTGATAAATGgattgaaaataaaagaggTTTAATATTACCTGTGTTAGAAGATAATACTATTTCGGGTAATTCAAACAGTTCGTCAAATattgaagaagaagaagatgatgatgatgaatataaaaatggtaattatctaaatgaagatatatatagaaagGATGGAGATGGTGTTATTGATTTAGTTAAAGCAggaaaagaattaaaattaagatctccttattttaaaaatagcaaaTATTGTAATAAAGAATATTGTGATAGATGGAAAGATAAAACAAGCTGTATATCAAATATTGAAGTAGAAGAGCAAGGAAATTGTGGACTTTGTTGGGTATTTGCATCTAAATTGCATTTAGAAACTATTAGATGTATGAGAGGATATGGTCATTTTAGAAGTTCTGCATTATTTATTGCAAACTGTTCTAAGAGGAAACCTAAACATAGATGTACTGTAGGATCAAATCCAATAGAATTTCTTCAAATTGTAGATGAAAGAAAATTCTTACCTCTAGAATCTGATTATCCATATTCAATTATAAATGCAGGAAATGCTTGTCCAAAGCCTAAAAACAATTGGACTAATTTATGGGGAAATAgcaaattattatttcataaaatgtATGGACATTTTATGAGTTATAAAGGATTTATATCATATGAAAGTAATCACTTTAGAGACAACATGGATCTATTTATAGATTTagtaaaaagagaaattcaaaataaaggttctgttattatttatataaaaacgaAAGATGTTATTGGTTATGATTTTAATGGAAGAGGTGTACATAGTATGTGTGGGGACAGAGTACCAGATCATGCAGCAAATATAATTGGTTAtggtaattatattaatacggATGGGAAAAAAAGATCATACTGGATTGTTAGAAATAGTTGGGGTTATTATTGGGGAACAGAAGGAAATTTTAAAGTAGATATTCTTGGACCCCCacattgtaaatataatttcatacATACTGTAGTTGTTTTCAAACTTAACTTAGgtattgttaatatatcaaataataaGATAAATGATAAGGCTCCTTATTTTTCGAAACACAGTTCTGACTTTTTCCATAgtctttattttaataattataatgaataCGAAGATGAATCTCCCTTTGACAATGATGATGATATGAATGTAGTGAACCCTGGTGGCAATAAATATAAGGGCTTTTCACAAAAGGAACCGAGGAAAGGAATTATTAGGGGTCAAGATGATCCATCCACGGGGGGAAGTGATGCCACTGAAGGTGGAGgtagtagtagcagtggAAGTAATggtagtaatagtagtagtaatagtaatagtagtagtagtagtagtagtagtagtagtagtagtagcagtagtagtagtagtagtagtagtagtagtagtagtagtagtagtagtagtagtagtagtagtagtagtagtagtagtagtagtagtagtagtagtggtAGTGGTAGTGGTAGTAGTACTAGTAGTAGTGGTAGTGGTAGTAGTACTAGTAGTAGTGGCAATAATAGTGGTGATAGTGGCACTGATGTGAACTCGTCAGTCgagaaaaatattcaaatattacatattttaaaacatatcGAGAATTCAAAAATTACGAGATCCTTTgttaaatatgataatataaatgaaacgAAAGAGGATCATACATGTTCAAGGTCCCACTCAAAAGACCCAGCGAAACATGATGAATGTAAACAGTTTTGTGAATCTAACTGGAACACTTGCAAAGGTCATTATTCTCCCGGTTACTGCTTAACAAAATTGTACAATGGAGGAAATTGTTATTTCTGTTATGTGTAAAATTGTTTatgcaaaaatgaaaatcgCATTTTAAATGCATTgatttttcctcttttaagAAGAGAAatccaaattttttttgttttctttctttttttgtaaaaaaaaaaaaaaataacaataaaataaaaaaaaatatatttttaattagtgTTTTTGGGAAAGAAAACATAATCcaggttttttttttttttttttttttacaattttgaatattttttagtttgGCTTGTAACCCTTTGCTTTCCGTTATAGTCGGAGGCAACATTCTGAAATGTGTACTTGTACAAGCgtatttatgtgtatgtatatatatgaatttttttttttttttccgacTTAATCGATTTTAGTTGTCGGaaagtaaaatatgtttcaaaaaaaaaaaaaataatataagagaaaaataaaaaaaaaggatagaaatttttttttttttttttttttatgtaagcTATTTTCCATCTTCCCAAACGGTCGAAGTTTAGGATACTTTGGTATCGGAAAATTTGTTCAGGTGAAAAGAGAAAGTAAATTATTCAGAATTTTTAGGATGTGTTGACACGTATGCCTGAACTCGCGTACAGTTAAACGCGCATAAACATATAGTTACACACATCCCCGTTC
This genomic window contains:
- the PmUG01_04025100 gene encoding serine-repeat antigen, putative; amino-acid sequence: MMSVKFCKNIIKCGKDKLNEPPQDSTGVGEVIKPVSSQNKENIPNDTSKKRDTPTKTISFTIPGNLENDNSNDENKNGYGVVGTSSSHAIVVTSLPQPEGTTSTVTPPGPVSTGVSESSDNSGRTSLVTSESGDASANTASAVVLTETGQLGQLQQPQQPRSPVTPSQGLQQPGSTPVKDNLEPGSPDKPIQVESSLLKNFDGVKIVGSCGAYFRVHLVPHILIYALTKYSIIQIESLFNENTKIDFEHADDIKNKSVKVDIRKYRVPKLDRPFTAIQVYTANVKAGLIESKNYAIGSDIPGKCSAIATECFLNGNFNIESCYQCTLLVQNKDLSDECFKYVSGDMKSKYNEIKVMGQDDQDSKEYQFNESIDIILKNIYKVDISKNSKVLITLDDFDDVLKIELMNYCKLLKEMDVKGTLENHQLGNEVDIFNNLIRLLSIHPNENIITLQDKLRNTAICLKDVDKWIENKRGLILPVLEDNTISGNSNSSSNIEEEEDDDDEYKNGNYLNEDIYRKDGDGVIDLVKAGKELKLRSPYFKNSKYCNKEYCDRWKDKTSCISNIEVEEQGNCGLCWVFASKLHLETIRCMRGYGHFRSSALFIANCSKRKPKHRCTVGSNPIEFLQIVDERKFLPLESDYPYSIINAGNACPKPKNNWTNLWGNSKLLFHKMYGHFMSYKGFISYESNHFRDNMDLFIDLVKREIQNKGSVIIYIKTKDVIGYDFNGRGVHSMCGDRVPDHAANIIGYGNYINTDGKKRSYWIVRNSWGYYWGTEGNFKVDILGPPHCKYNFIHTVVVFKLNLGIVNISNNKINDKAPYFSKHSSDFFHSLYFNNYNEYEDESPFDNDDDMNVVNPGGNKYKGFSQKEPRKGIIRGQDDPSTGGSDATEGGGSSSSGSNGSNSSSNSNSSSSSSSSSSSSSSSSSSSSSSSSSSSSSSSSSSSSSSSSSSSSSGSGSGSSTSSSGSGSSTSSSGNNSGDSGTDVNSSVEKNIQILHILKHIENSKITRSFVKYDNINETKEDHTCSRSHSKDPAKHDECKQFCESNWNTCKGHYSPGYCLTKLYNGGNCYFCYV